The [Clostridium] celerecrescens 18A genomic sequence GAGCAGGGGCTAAGGGCAATGCTCCAGTCTATGAACCGTCTTCCTTACAGAATGCTGATTGAGGTCTCTTCCCGGGTTCCGACTGCGCCGGGACTTGAGACGACGGGAGCAGTTCTTGGAGCAAAGGAAGTGGCAGATATCATGGATTGGGATGAAAGCGTCAGCCTGGGAGAACTGGACCCATCAAAAATTCTCTTTGTAAAGGATGAGTATCTCCATAAGATAGCGGATACACTTTCACGAAGGAAGCTGGTAAACGGACATGCCATAGGACGTCTGGGGCAGGAACTGAATGTATATGCTTCTTCGGGAATATCCGACGACCATGAATGTGTCAATACCAATGAAATGATGGGACGCCTGAAAGTAGGAATGAAGGTGTTTATCCGGGAAGGAAGCAGCGAGCGGAACGTGGACGAACTGGTAAAGGGAATTGTAGACAACGAGCTGGATACTTCAAATATCATGTTCTGCACTGATGATAAGCATGCCCGGGAGATACAGGTGGAAGGACATATTAACTATAATGTTTCTAGAGCTGTAGAACTGGGGCTGGACCCCATGGAAGCGATTCAGATGGCAACGGTAAACACGGCGAAGCATTTTCGAATGGAAGACGAAATCGGAAGCATTACTCCCGGACGATTGGCGGACATACTGCTTGTGGAAGACTGGCGTATTGTAAAACCTACCATGGTTATATTTGAGGGAAAGGTTGTTGCGGCAGACGGTGAACTTCTGGACGAATGCAGGGTGAGCGATTATCCCGAGTGGATTAAGAATACGGTAATCCTAAAAAATAAGATTACTTCAGATTCCTTCCGGGCAGCATCAAAAAAAACAGATGGAACAACGGATATTCATGTAATTGATATGATTCCAAGGCAGATCATCAACCATCATATCATAAAAGAGATGAAGGTGAAGAATGGTTCTGTTTTAACGGATGTGGATCAGGATATTCTTAAACTTGCAGTGGTAGAACGGTATGGAAAAAATGGCAATGTTGGCATTGGATTTGTCCGTGGATTCCAGCTGAAGAAAGGGGCACTGGCCTATTCCATGTCCCATGACCACCATAATATCGTTGTAGTTGGGACGAATGATGAAGACATGGCGGTGGCAGTGAATGAAGTTGCCAGACGGAATGGTGGGCTTGCAGTAGCATGTGATGGCAGGATATTAAACAGCATGGAGCTGCCGATTGGAGGCCTTATGAGTGAAAAACCAGCGGAAGAAGTGATGGCACAGCTGGATATTCTGAATGAGGATGCAAAAAACCTGGGCTGTGAGATGGAGGCCCCGTTTATGTCCTTAAGTTTTATTTCACTTCCGACGGTTCCCGATCTTGGGCTGACGGATCTTGGGCTGGTGGATGTACTTGAACATAAACTGATTGAACTGGAGTTAGAATAGAGAAGAGTTATTAATACCTTAAGGCTTCTGCATCTTTTTGCAGGGGCCTTATTGAGGCAGTAGATATCCGGTGTGCCCCCTGAAAAACCAAAAGTTTCCAGATAACGAAAATCCTTCACGCTATCCTATGAGGATTGACCGGAACCGGAATGCATTCATGTGTTTGTCGTGAAAAAATCAGTAAAGCTGTTGACAATAATCATTTATAATAATATAATGTAAAAAAGTTAGTGGTAACTAACTAAATATATTATTAATGAGGAGATGAAATGAAAAAAAACAACGTACTAAAAATAACTACCATTATGGCAGCGGCCGTTTTAATGATGACAGCCTGCTCAAGTCCAAGCACTACAAAAACTAATGAAACCATTGAGACCGCTGAAACGACACAAGCTGAAACCACTGCAGCTGCTAAGAGTGAGGAAGCTTTAACGGTTGAAATCAAAGATATTCATGGTCTGGTGACAGTTCCTGTAAATCCTCAAAAGGTAATTTCTTTGGATAACAGAACTTATGAAACGTTATCAGACTGGGGAATTGAATTAGTCGCTGCCCCAAAGGGTGTAATGCCGGCGGATTCCCCATATGTAACCGATGAGTCTGTTCTGGATATCGGAAATCACCGCGAACCGAATCTTGAGATTATAGCAGCTTCAGACCCTGACCTCGTAATCGTCGGTCAAAGATTTGCGTCCTATTATGAAGAAATAAAAAAGTTAGTGCCAAATGCAGTTGTTATTGATTTAAATTTTGATGTTTCTGAGGAAGCGGATACACCTGGAGAAAACTTAGTAAACGGGCTTAAGGATTCCACTGTTGCACTTGGTAAAATCTTTAATAAAAATAAAGAAGCTGAACAATTGACAGCTGATTTTGATCAGGCGATCGAAGCTGCTAAATCTGCATATAACGGAACGGATACCATTATGAGTGTTGTAGTTTCCGGTGGAAATATCGGTTTTTCAGCTCCTCATTCCGGACGAGTTTGGGGGCCGATGTATGAAGTGTTCGGCTGGGTTCCGGCATTAGATATAGACAATACGACTTCCGATCACCAAGGGGATGATATTTCTGTTGAAGCAATTGCACAAAGTAATCCAGATTGGATTTTCGTATTAGATCGTGATGCTGCGGTATCTTCTACTACGGATGCGGTTCCTGCTCAGGATGTTATCGATCAATCACCTGCTCTTAAAAACGTAACGGCTGTTACGGAAGGACATATCGTTTATGCACCGGCTGATACTTACACAAATGAATCCATACAAACCTATCTGGAGTTATTTGGAGACCTTGCTAAGGCATTGGCTGAATAGTATATAGGAGTATAGCATAGTGTTGAAAAATACAGCGAAAAAAATGATTGGGGCTGGGAATTCTCAGCCCCAACGTTATTATAACAATAAGATATGGACAAAACCTTTTATATCAGCGATTTTCGTTGTTATTATTTTAGGTATTATATCACTGTTTACCGGAGTTTATGATATACAGGGTCAAGTGGATGGAAGGGATATGTTTTTCATAACACGGGTACCTAGAACAGCTGCACTCATGCTTACCGGAGCTGCAATGTCAATGTCAGGACTGGTCATGCAGCTTATTACACAAAATCGTTTAGTTGAGCCTACTACAACAGGGACGATTGAATGGTCGGGTTTGGGACTTCTTATTGTCTATTTATTTTTTCCGGCGCCAACTTTAGTTTTAAGAATGACTGGGGCAATCTTGTTTTCGTTTATAGGAACTATGATTTTCTTTTTGTTTTTGAGAAGAGTGAAACTTCGTTCGTCTTTAATTGTACCGATTATTGGAATGATGCTTGGAGCAGTTATTTCTGCATTTTCTACTTTTGTAGGACTTACCTTCCAGATGACGCAAAATATTGAAAGCTGGTTTGTAGGTTCGTTTGCAGCCGTTCAAGCCGGAAGATACGAATATTTATGGCTGATTATTATAGTTACTGGCCTTATTTTTATTTGTGCGGATAAGCTGACGTTAGCCGGTCTGGGGGAAGATGTTGCTACAAGTCTTGGAGTAAATTATAATAAGATCATTATTTTGGGGACCGGCCTTATTTCTTTTGCAGTTGGAATTGTAACGGCTGTTATTGGAAATTTACCTTTCTTAGGTTTAATTGTGCCCAATATTGTTTCCATGTACAGAGGAGATAATCTTAGGAGTAATCTGCCTTGGGTATGTGTGTTGGGAATGGGTGTAATAACTCTTTGTGACATAATTTCACGAACAATTATAATGCCTTTTGAAGTACCTGTCTCTTTGATCCTCGGAACAGTAGGGTCAATTGTATTTATTGTTATCTTATTGAGGCAAAGGAGGCTAAGATGAACGGAATAGAATACAATACCAGCCTTCATCAGGAACGCAGATCAGCGAGAGCTTTTCGTTCTAAGAAAGAAGAAAAAAAATATTGGATTTTGTTGATAACATTGATTGTTTTGGGCGTTTTTGCTTCCTATGGACTATTGGTTTATAATAATCCGGTTCCAATTGATTCTCCTTCTTTTCTCCCTGTTGTCAGAAGAAGGATGTTCGCTCTTACGGCAATGATCATTGCTGCAGTTTGTCAGAGTTTATCGACAGTCACTTTCCAATCGATTACAAGTAACAGGATAATAACCCCTTCCCTTTTAGGCTTTGAAGCACTTTACTCAACCATTCATACCAGTACCATATTTTTCTTTGGTGCCAGTGCCTTTATAAATTTTAGCGGGATTGGATCCTTTGTATTTCAAGTTGTAGTTATGGTCTTGATGTGCCTGATCCTTTATGGCTGGCTGCTATCCGGAAGGTATGGAAATTTACAGCTTATGCTTTTAGTTGGCGTTATTATGGGAACCGGGCTGAAGTCCTTATCATCTTTTATGAGAAGGCTTCTTGCGCCGTCAGAGTTTGATATTTTACAGGCAAGATTATTTGGCTCTGTCAACAATGCGGATTCGGAATATTTTCCTCTTGCAATTCCGGTTGTTATAATTGTAGCACTACTTCTTCTTGCTTATTCTAAGAAGTTAAATGTTGTGTCACTTGGAAAAGATTGCTCTACTTCTTTGGGTGTCAAACATCAGGTCCATGTAATTTATGCTCTGATTTTAGTATCTGTATTAATGTCAATTTCTACGGCTTTGGTTGGGCCGCTTACTTTTTATGGATTTTTAGTTGCAACTTTAAGTTATCAGGCGGCGCCGACATATGACCACAGATATATTTTTCCAATGGCTCTTGCGATTGGATTCTTGATAATAACAGGAGCATACTTTTTCATGTACCATATATTCAGGGCTCAAGGTGTAGTTTCAGTTATTATCGAGATGTTTGGCGGAATAGCATTTTTAATCGTGATTTTAAGGAAAGGTACTCTATGATAATAATTGATAATGCCAGAAAATCGTATGATGAGGTAGAAATAGGACCTTTGGATATCAAAATACCAAAAGCAGGTCTCACTTCTTTGATCGGACCAAATGGTGCTGGAAAATCCACCACACTTTTGATGATAGGAAGACTTTTGGATATGGAAGAAGGCCATATTAAGGTGGCTGATATGGATGTTACTGAATCGAAATCAGAGGACTTAGCAAAAGTATTAACTATTTTGCGTCAGGAAAATCATTTTGTAACGAGGCTTACTGTCAGACAGCTGGCTGGATTTGGGCGTTTTCCTTATTCAAAAGGAAGATTAACAAAAGAGGATGAAGCCATTATTTCTAAATATATTGATTTTTTAGAGTTGACTGATTTAGAAAACAGATACTTGGATGAGCTTTCCGGCGGCCAAAGGCAAAGAGCATATGTGGCAATGGTTTTGTGCCAGGAGACGGAATATGTACTTTTAGACGAACCTTTGAACAATCTTGACGTTGCCCGTTCTGTTCAGATGATGGAGCATTTGAAGCATGCGGCCAATGAATTTGGACGAACAATTGTTGCTGTTATGCATGATATTAATTTTGCGGCCAAATATTCTGATCGAATCTGTGCGATGAAAAACGGACGAATTGCCGCTTTTGGAACGGTAGATCAGATTATGGATTCAAACGTTTTGACCGATATTTTTGAAACAAAAATTGAAATTATCAATGGACCCTATGGGCCAATAGCAATTTATTGAGTTAGTGCCTGCTATCCGGTCCAAGTGAACAGCAAGCTAAAATCATTCATGAAATTCACTACCTGTCTCATAACATAGTATAGGTTATCAGAAATGGACTTCAGATTTCTGATAGAAGGGCTGCCTTTCAGCCCGCCCATCTGATTATCGGAAGCAGTCCGATAACATGAGAAACAGGAAGGAGCGTCAGAATGGAAGAATGGTTTCGTTTATCAGAGGATGAGGCCCTTGCTAAGCTCGGCGCAGGCAGGAACGGCCTGGATTCCAGAGAGGTCCTGAAGCGCAGGCAGTTATATGGTCCAAATACACTAAAGAAGGCGGAACGCAAAAGCGCTTTCCAGGTGTTTTTGGACCAGTTTAAAGACCTGTTGGTCATCATCCTGATTATAGCAGCAGTGATTTCTATGATATCCGGTGACGTGGAAAGCACAGGAGTGATTTTTGCAGTGCTTCTGCTGAATGCGGTTTTAGGGACCGTGGAGCACCAGAAGGCAGAGAAGTCCTTAGACAGTCTTATGGCCCTATCGTCACCGGTAGCAAAGGTGATAAGAGAGGGAAAAAAGCAGGAAATTTTTTCAGGGGAGATCGTCCCTGGGGATCTTCTGCTCTTGGAAGCAGGGGATATGGTAGCGGCAGACGGCCGGATCCTGGAAAATTATTCTCTTTTGGTCAATGAAAGCTCCCTGACCGGAGAATCGATTAATGTGGAGAAGCAGACGGGAAGGATACGGGAGAAAAAGGTACCTTTGGCCGAGCAGACGAATATGGTGTTTTCCGGTTCCCTGGTGGCAGCAGGCAGGGCAAAAGTACTGATCACAGGTACCGGAATGGATACGGAAATCGGCAGGATCGCTTCCCTTATGAATGACACCGGGGAAAAAAAGACACCTCTTCAGGTAAGCTTAGACCAGTTCGGAAGCAGGCTGGCGGCAGCGATCCTGTTTATTTGTGCGGTGGTTTTCGGCCTTAGCATCTACCGGAGGATGCCGGTTTTAGATTCCCTGATGTTTGCCGTAGCCCTGGCGGTTGCAGCGATTCCGGAAGCGTTAAGTTCCATTGTCACCATCGTTCAGGCAATGGGCACACAGAAAATGGCAGGAGAGAATGCCATCATAAAGGATTTAAAGGCAGTGGAAAGCCTTGGCTGCGTTTCCGTCATCTGCTCCGATAAGACGGGAACATTGACACAAAACCGCATGACCGTACAGCAAATCTACGTAAACAGCCGGCTTTACCCTCCGGAACTCTTAAACAAAGAGGTTCCGGTACATAAGTATCTGTTGTATGATGCTGTTTTAAATAATGATTCCGCTTACATAGAAGGAAAGCTGTTGGGGGACCCGACGGAAGCCGCACTGGTACAGATGGCCGAAAGGGCGGGGATAAACGAGGAAGCAATGAAATCCTATTACCCCAGAGCAGGGGAGATCCCCTTTGATTCCCAGAGAAAGCTTATGAGCACCATGCACAGGGTCGAAGGAAAAAGGGTCCTGTTTACAAAGGGAGCGGTGGATGTGCTGCTTCCCAGGATCAGCTATATTTGGACAGGGGAAGGGATCCGCCACGTGAGGGAGGGGGACCGGCAGAACCTAATGGAGCAGAACATGGAATTTTCCAAACAGGGACTCAGGGTTTTGACCTTTGCCTGCCGGGAAATGAATGAAGATGAAAGGCTGACGGAAAAATCGGAGGCCGGCTATACCTTTCTTGGAATGGTTGCGATGATGGATCCGCCCCGTCCGGAAACAAGGAATGCGGTGTTAAACGCCAGAAGAGCAGGCATCCGCCCGGTTATGATTACAGGAGACCATAAGATCACTGCATCTGCCATAGCGGAGAAAATAGGCATTCTGGGAGATGATGATATGGCAGTCAGCGGACCGGAGCTTGATGATATGCCGGAGGAGGAATTGAGCCGTAAACTGGAGCACATCAGTGTCTATGCCAGGGTTTCGCCGGAGCATAAAATACGGATCGTCCGCTCCTGGCAGAAAAAAGGCCACATTGTAGCCATGACAGGAGATGGGGTCAATGACGCTCCGGCCTTAAAACAGGCGGACATCGGGGTTGCCATGGGAAAAATGGGGACAGAAGTGTCAAAGGATGCCTCTGCCATGATCCTGACAGATGATAACTTTGCAACCATTATTAAGGCGGTTGCCAATGGCCGTAATGTTTACCGAAACATCCGGAATGCCATTAAATTTCTTTTATCAGGAAATATGGCTGGGATACTATGTGTCTTGTATACATCCTTTCTGGCTCTTCCCCCTCCCTTTGCGCCGGTTCACTTACTGTTTATCAACCTTCTGACCGACTCTCTTCCGGCCATTGCCATAGGCATGGAAAAGGCGGAGGCGGACTTATTGGCCCAAAAGCCCAGGAATCCCAAAGAAGGAATCTTAACAAAGCGCTTTGTCCTTCAGGTGCTGCTTCAGGGGGCCCTCATAGCGGGTTGTACCATGACCTCCTACCATACAGGCATGGTGACCGGAAGCGAGGCTGCTGCCAGTACCATGGCATTTTCCACCCTGACCCTGGCGAGGCTGTTCCA encodes the following:
- the ade gene encoding adenine deaminase produces the protein MRTFEEIKNTIETGLGMHPCDLKLEHVKLVNVFSGEVYPTNIYIKNKRIVSIDPDAVLEAERVLDCKGQYALPGLIDAHMHFESTMLSPEALASVVVPQGTTTLCADLMEIANVAGEQGLRAMLQSMNRLPYRMLIEVSSRVPTAPGLETTGAVLGAKEVADIMDWDESVSLGELDPSKILFVKDEYLHKIADTLSRRKLVNGHAIGRLGQELNVYASSGISDDHECVNTNEMMGRLKVGMKVFIREGSSERNVDELVKGIVDNELDTSNIMFCTDDKHAREIQVEGHINYNVSRAVELGLDPMEAIQMATVNTAKHFRMEDEIGSITPGRLADILLVEDWRIVKPTMVIFEGKVVAADGELLDECRVSDYPEWIKNTVILKNKITSDSFRAASKKTDGTTDIHVIDMIPRQIINHHIIKEMKVKNGSVLTDVDQDILKLAVVERYGKNGNVGIGFVRGFQLKKGALAYSMSHDHHNIVVVGTNDEDMAVAVNEVARRNGGLAVACDGRILNSMELPIGGLMSEKPAEEVMAQLDILNEDAKNLGCEMEAPFMSLSFISLPTVPDLGLTDLGLVDVLEHKLIELELE
- a CDS encoding cation-translocating P-type ATPase yields the protein MEEWFRLSEDEALAKLGAGRNGLDSREVLKRRQLYGPNTLKKAERKSAFQVFLDQFKDLLVIILIIAAVISMISGDVESTGVIFAVLLLNAVLGTVEHQKAEKSLDSLMALSSPVAKVIREGKKQEIFSGEIVPGDLLLLEAGDMVAADGRILENYSLLVNESSLTGESINVEKQTGRIREKKVPLAEQTNMVFSGSLVAAGRAKVLITGTGMDTEIGRIASLMNDTGEKKTPLQVSLDQFGSRLAAAILFICAVVFGLSIYRRMPVLDSLMFAVALAVAAIPEALSSIVTIVQAMGTQKMAGENAIIKDLKAVESLGCVSVICSDKTGTLTQNRMTVQQIYVNSRLYPPELLNKEVPVHKYLLYDAVLNNDSAYIEGKLLGDPTEAALVQMAERAGINEEAMKSYYPRAGEIPFDSQRKLMSTMHRVEGKRVLFTKGAVDVLLPRISYIWTGEGIRHVREGDRQNLMEQNMEFSKQGLRVLTFACREMNEDERLTEKSEAGYTFLGMVAMMDPPRPETRNAVLNARRAGIRPVMITGDHKITASAIAEKIGILGDDDMAVSGPELDDMPEEELSRKLEHISVYARVSPEHKIRIVRSWQKKGHIVAMTGDGVNDAPALKQADIGVAMGKMGTEVSKDASAMILTDDNFATIIKAVANGRNVYRNIRNAIKFLLSGNMAGILCVLYTSFLALPPPFAPVHLLFINLLTDSLPAIAIGMEKAEADLLAQKPRNPKEGILTKRFVLQVLLQGALIAGCTMTSYHTGMVTGSEAAASTMAFSTLTLARLFHGFNCRSGHSILKIGFKSNLWSIMAFEAGAILLAAVLFIPRLHTFFYVADLTVRQFITIFIFAIIPTLVIQAFKTIRESLH
- a CDS encoding siderophore ABC transporter substrate-binding protein, which translates into the protein MKKNNVLKITTIMAAAVLMMTACSSPSTTKTNETIETAETTQAETTAAAKSEEALTVEIKDIHGLVTVPVNPQKVISLDNRTYETLSDWGIELVAAPKGVMPADSPYVTDESVLDIGNHREPNLEIIAASDPDLVIVGQRFASYYEEIKKLVPNAVVIDLNFDVSEEADTPGENLVNGLKDSTVALGKIFNKNKEAEQLTADFDQAIEAAKSAYNGTDTIMSVVVSGGNIGFSAPHSGRVWGPMYEVFGWVPALDIDNTTSDHQGDDISVEAIAQSNPDWIFVLDRDAAVSSTTDAVPAQDVIDQSPALKNVTAVTEGHIVYAPADTYTNESIQTYLELFGDLAKALAE
- a CDS encoding iron ABC transporter ATP-binding protein; its protein translation is MDIKIPKAGLTSLIGPNGAGKSTTLLMIGRLLDMEEGHIKVADMDVTESKSEDLAKVLTILRQENHFVTRLTVRQLAGFGRFPYSKGRLTKEDEAIISKYIDFLELTDLENRYLDELSGGQRQRAYVAMVLCQETEYVLLDEPLNNLDVARSVQMMEHLKHAANEFGRTIVAVMHDINFAAKYSDRICAMKNGRIAAFGTVDQIMDSNVLTDIFETKIEIINGPYGPIAIY
- a CDS encoding ABC transporter permease, whose product is MLKNTAKKMIGAGNSQPQRYYNNKIWTKPFISAIFVVIILGIISLFTGVYDIQGQVDGRDMFFITRVPRTAALMLTGAAMSMSGLVMQLITQNRLVEPTTTGTIEWSGLGLLIVYLFFPAPTLVLRMTGAILFSFIGTMIFFLFLRRVKLRSSLIVPIIGMMLGAVISAFSTFVGLTFQMTQNIESWFVGSFAAVQAGRYEYLWLIIIVTGLIFICADKLTLAGLGEDVATSLGVNYNKIIILGTGLISFAVGIVTAVIGNLPFLGLIVPNIVSMYRGDNLRSNLPWVCVLGMGVITLCDIISRTIIMPFEVPVSLILGTVGSIVFIVILLRQRRLR
- a CDS encoding iron chelate uptake ABC transporter family permease subunit, with the translated sequence MNGIEYNTSLHQERRSARAFRSKKEEKKYWILLITLIVLGVFASYGLLVYNNPVPIDSPSFLPVVRRRMFALTAMIIAAVCQSLSTVTFQSITSNRIITPSLLGFEALYSTIHTSTIFFFGASAFINFSGIGSFVFQVVVMVLMCLILYGWLLSGRYGNLQLMLLVGVIMGTGLKSLSSFMRRLLAPSEFDILQARLFGSVNNADSEYFPLAIPVVIIVALLLLAYSKKLNVVSLGKDCSTSLGVKHQVHVIYALILVSVLMSISTALVGPLTFYGFLVATLSYQAAPTYDHRYIFPMALAIGFLIITGAYFFMYHIFRAQGVVSVIIEMFGGIAFLIVILRKGTL